The following coding sequences are from one Methanosarcina sp. WWM596 window:
- a CDS encoding NADH-quinone oxidoreductase subunit J, which produces MIGIETIGAALEMAVFGLLAIVTVFFAIFVIIAKDVVRAGLSLIMCMFGIAALYILLNAQFLGVVQVLVYIGAIGVLILFAVMLTKRELGGESRAN; this is translated from the coding sequence ATGATAGGAATTGAAACTATCGGGGCAGCTCTGGAAATGGCTGTCTTCGGGCTCCTTGCGATTGTCACAGTCTTCTTTGCAATCTTTGTGATTATTGCAAAGGACGTTGTAAGAGCCGGGCTTTCCCTGATCATGTGCATGTTCGGCATTGCAGCTCTCTACATCCTCTTAAACGCCCAGTTCCTGGGAGTTGTCCAGGTGCTGGTCTATATAGGGGCAATCGGAGTGTTGATCCTCTTTGCCGTTATGCTTACAAAGCGTGAACTGGGAGGTGAGTCCCGTGCGAATTAA
- a CDS encoding F420H2 dehydrogenase subunit FpoO, with protein MTDCDLCGRAIPTVIPVRAIRPLLKFAYPNGVWKGLCETCLDSAQKTYIEVNKNQTSCRKGKCVLCGDKTGVFSMELQIPDFSKGIVKKDVYVCNRCLKAADEAYIRHKKEQIEQEHAHH; from the coding sequence ATGACAGATTGTGATCTTTGCGGGCGTGCAATCCCGACCGTCATCCCGGTCCGGGCTATCCGCCCCCTCCTCAAATTCGCTTACCCCAACGGGGTCTGGAAAGGACTCTGCGAGACCTGTCTCGATTCCGCCCAGAAAACTTACATAGAAGTAAACAAAAATCAGACTTCATGCAGAAAAGGTAAATGCGTCCTCTGCGGAGATAAAACCGGGGTTTTCTCTATGGAACTTCAAATTCCTGATTTCTCAAAAGGGATCGTAAAAAAAGATGTATATGTCTGCAACAGGTGCCTGAAAGCAGCCGATGAGGCTTATATCAGGCATAAGAAGGAACAGATCGAGCAGGAACACGCACATCATTAA
- the fpoL gene encoding F420H2 dehydrogenase subunit FpoL — protein sequence MVKTALEEFAFLIPLLPALAFAITFFFGRKMPSGGAIIPILAIAASFVISFAITLGLLANPEEIVSQSYSWFAVLNIGILIDPLAAVMLSMVSFVSLLIHIYAVSYMSHDEGKPRYFAETALFTAAMLSLVLSDNILQLFVSWELVGLCSYLLIGFWFEKPSAAAAAKKAFLTTRIGDVMFLTGIIVLTSDLLKLAGGFQEGVYLLRFDEIFSYIPQLSALQLNVFGFEISHLTIITLLFFGGAVGKSGQFPLHVWLPDAMEGPTTVSALIHAATMVTAGVYLVARTFPMFIAAPDSLMVVAYFGGFTALFAGTMGIVMNDLKRVLAFSTISQLGYMMLGLGLGSAIGLEAVGISLFHLINHAFFKALLFLCAGSVIHAVGTQDMRELGGVGKVMPITAATMTIAALALAGFGIPGTSIGTSGFISKDAIIEAAYLFGEHSNNWIPYIFSIAAAFLTSLYIFRLIFMTFTGKPRSNYHGHESSAIMTIPLSILAFLALVFGALTQTGFMKFLEETFTNSFVSLNIGSLASIGGNELVEAAGHEPLFILWLPLIMALAGLAIAFVIYYLRAVKLGPLASMKNPIYRLLYKRYYQHEIYTEFFSIGIVYGVIAFLTQVVDVIVDSIVEGIGIITVGVGEELRKVQTGVVQTYATVIIVGVSLLIILIKLMMEVL from the coding sequence GTGGTAAAAACGGCTCTGGAAGAATTTGCATTTTTGATCCCCCTGCTTCCGGCACTGGCTTTTGCGATCACCTTCTTCTTTGGCAGGAAAATGCCTTCAGGAGGGGCAATCATCCCCATCCTTGCCATCGCCGCCTCCTTTGTAATCTCTTTTGCGATTACCCTCGGGCTGCTGGCAAACCCCGAAGAGATCGTAAGCCAGTCCTATTCCTGGTTTGCAGTGCTTAACATCGGAATCTTAATTGACCCCCTGGCTGCAGTCATGCTGTCAATGGTCTCCTTTGTGAGCCTGCTGATCCACATCTACGCAGTTAGCTACATGTCTCATGATGAAGGAAAACCCAGGTACTTTGCAGAAACCGCACTGTTTACCGCAGCAATGCTTTCCCTGGTCCTCTCGGACAATATTCTACAGCTCTTTGTTTCCTGGGAACTTGTCGGGCTTTGTTCCTATCTCCTGATCGGTTTCTGGTTCGAAAAACCCTCAGCTGCAGCCGCAGCCAAGAAAGCTTTCCTTACAACCAGGATCGGAGACGTAATGTTCCTTACAGGAATAATCGTGCTGACTTCCGATCTCCTGAAACTTGCAGGTGGCTTCCAGGAAGGAGTATACCTGCTTCGCTTTGACGAAATATTCAGCTATATCCCCCAGCTTTCTGCTCTGCAGTTAAATGTCTTCGGCTTTGAAATAAGCCACCTTACTATTATCACCCTGCTTTTCTTCGGAGGAGCCGTAGGAAAGTCCGGGCAGTTCCCGTTGCATGTGTGGCTGCCTGATGCAATGGAAGGCCCAACAACCGTCTCAGCTCTCATCCATGCAGCAACAATGGTTACTGCCGGGGTTTACCTGGTAGCAAGGACCTTCCCTATGTTTATTGCAGCCCCTGACTCCCTTATGGTAGTCGCTTACTTCGGAGGCTTTACTGCTCTCTTTGCAGGCACAATGGGCATTGTAATGAACGACCTCAAGCGTGTGCTTGCATTCTCTACCATCAGCCAGCTCGGCTACATGATGCTGGGTCTTGGGCTTGGATCGGCAATAGGGCTTGAAGCAGTTGGAATTTCCCTTTTCCACCTGATCAACCATGCTTTCTTCAAGGCTCTCCTTTTCCTCTGTGCAGGCAGTGTAATCCATGCAGTCGGCACCCAGGATATGAGAGAACTCGGAGGCGTAGGAAAGGTAATGCCAATTACTGCTGCCACTATGACTATTGCAGCTCTTGCCCTGGCAGGTTTCGGTATCCCTGGAACCTCAATAGGGACAAGCGGCTTCATTTCAAAGGATGCAATTATTGAAGCTGCCTATCTCTTCGGAGAACACAGCAACAATTGGATCCCGTACATATTCTCAATTGCAGCCGCCTTCCTGACATCCCTCTATATCTTCAGGCTTATCTTCATGACCTTTACAGGGAAGCCAAGAAGCAATTATCACGGGCATGAGTCCTCTGCAATTATGACCATACCCCTATCCATTCTGGCATTCCTTGCCCTTGTTTTTGGAGCGCTTACCCAGACAGGATTCATGAAATTCCTTGAAGAAACCTTTACCAACAGTTTCGTGAGCCTTAACATAGGAAGCCTTGCCAGCATAGGTGGAAACGAACTTGTGGAGGCAGCAGGACACGAGCCTCTCTTTATTCTATGGCTCCCATTAATAATGGCACTTGCAGGCCTTGCAATTGCTTTCGTGATCTATTACCTCAGAGCAGTGAAACTCGGGCCTCTTGCTTCCATGAAGAATCCGATCTACAGACTGCTCTACAAGCGTTACTACCAGCACGAAATCTATACCGAGTTTTTCTCAATCGGAATAGTTTACGGGGTTATTGCTTTCCTTACGCAGGTAGTTGATGTGATCGTTGACAGCATTGTAGAAGGAATTGGAATTATCACAGTTGGTGTGGGCGAAGAACTCAGAAAAGTTCAGACAGGAGTTGTCCAGACCTATGCAACTGTCATAATTGTGGGTGTGAGCCTGCTAATTATATTAATTAAATTAATGATGGAGGTACTCTGA
- the fpoJ gene encoding F420H2 dehydrogenase subunit FpoJ, with amino-acid sequence MRINRPASLLVVLLFVAVVVTGIFGTSWNTVSELPENPADPSNIEGIGMLIFTQYVVPFEVLSIVLLASLIGAIYMAKGEGNR; translated from the coding sequence GTGCGAATTAACAGACCTGCATCTCTTCTCGTTGTCCTGCTCTTTGTTGCTGTTGTTGTTACAGGGATTTTTGGGACTTCCTGGAATACGGTTTCGGAACTCCCTGAGAACCCGGCTGACCCGAGCAATATCGAGGGCATAGGTATGTTGATCTTCACCCAGTACGTGGTGCCTTTCGAGGTCCTATCAATCGTCCTGCTCGCGTCCCTTATAGGAGCAATTTACATGGCAAAAGGAGAGGGCAACAGATGA
- a CDS encoding PKD domain-containing protein: MKEMKRDETRKGHALIKVLGIATLAFLMLVSIAGAMAESQHPIAPFAYVSNFDDSTVSIVDISKNTVTMVPVGSHPEGIAATPDGTKVYVANIDDDSVSVISTATNKVIATIPVGNTPWGVVASPKGDKVYVTNIVDDTISVIDTMIDKVTATLDVASDPTDIAISPDGEELYVPYGNTIGEINPTPGYEGNPVSTVPLGDKTDGIIVTPNGDKIYITHSDSDTISIIDRRGNTVSTITNIDCPTGITINPDGTRLYVVGVNTGAFKRVYIINTQTDSIVTDMGMSYAGDTIAVTPDGSKICVLSGNVPGTFYTIDISNEPAWTTSEPINIGSWSHNMVVVYIPEPEPSTITVGQGATTPEITQKFIETCDRNGGLSVLGNPTTEVHSAFGFEVQDFPEMPATAGGVIMYNPNNNTAYFIHGAIWDKYYAYPDANKTRLGHIASDEKVAAVSPTGTVGKYSEFENGRIHWISDKDGENVGHLQRGESFVTYGELDELYTEMKGTYSDLGFPIADQITNAEGHDYCEFEGGKIQWSDIAKSYVYLSNSPLTIDTSYRPNPNGYQFDNFDGKILGKVPYPSLSWEMFRYTFGSNVVDNSDLARIFYDQVYSLENNGGCCFGMSTSSLVLNRENHNSWDLGNDMNAAMPSLTRIQIPNIITKIYDWTNYYQGMDKNPAVQEEANSYDDSNSVYFAIKKRMMDDNWKDNPLVIGYNWWTDAYVDQNNNGKYDIGEPFADMAKKSKIGSAGHAVVPYKIIESQDGKSAKVYVYDSNNHGKDNLYFDFNIVQNTVTPLIDESTGNFANNFHDNYNIIRISVVSLKNIEQPPAGIPSFEITSNNLDLLYTDVFGYQLGRLKQEKQEFVSNIVGAFKIRPFNGQDVTNEYADIYFIPDNMNLKREIIGLNDSVGNVNIFKKNVFISIQEQVNRDSVDTLNIPADASSVEFVSGKNTPFLNLTLEKENTGIARKVMANISQIETGGSINLSNNNGTIVVQNHGLPRTCSLHLEQVGSSPNSDDSIKNIVIEGNSIVFIKPSNWNDIANSEVVIEHDVGSDGTVDSTETIRPKDTVPPSTVMGLQSTTGNTWINWTWINPIDVNFDHTEIYLNGTFQTNISAEYFNATDLQPETDYTIGTRTVDIHGNVNETWVNLTATTRKAPIIVEAGSDQTVEEGTSVNFEGSFTASGSHTYSYHWDFGDGSMEDSSLTTSHAYADDGIYTVNLTVTDEEGDLGNDTLLVTVNNAIPVVDSGSDIIVTAGDLVSFSGTFSDPGWLDTHTAEWNFGEGTVEAGSVSEENESPNSTGTVSGNFSYFDAGEYTVFLNVTDDDGVIGQDQLTVTVLPIVATVDFDPDTLNLGSGGNWVTAYIELPDGYDVAGIDASSVLLNDAVSAVTDQKYGFVKDKSEYLKDRDGDGIPERMLKFDRKTVEGILKAGDQVKVTFAGKVEYENEIDSGKASFEGSDVIKVIEKGSKKGKTKK, translated from the coding sequence ATGAAAGAAATGAAACGTGATGAAACACGCAAAGGGCATGCCCTAATTAAAGTTTTGGGAATCGCGACACTGGCATTTTTAATGCTAGTTAGTATCGCTGGTGCAATGGCAGAATCTCAACACCCGATAGCGCCATTTGCATATGTATCGAACTTCGACGATAGCACTGTCTCTATAGTTGATATTTCTAAAAACACTGTCACTATGGTACCTGTAGGAAGCCATCCCGAGGGAATTGCAGCTACTCCAGACGGAACAAAAGTATATGTGGCAAATATCGACGATGACAGTGTTTCTGTAATTAGCACAGCAACAAATAAAGTTATAGCCACTATACCTGTAGGAAATACTCCTTGGGGAGTTGTAGCTAGTCCGAAAGGAGACAAGGTATATGTAACAAACATTGTCGATGATACCATCTCTGTAATTGACACAATGATAGACAAGGTTACAGCTACGTTGGATGTAGCATCTGATCCTACAGATATCGCAATCAGTCCAGATGGGGAGGAATTATATGTGCCGTATGGCAACACTATCGGTGAAATTAACCCGACACCAGGATATGAAGGAAATCCTGTGTCAACTGTGCCTCTCGGAGACAAAACTGATGGAATTATAGTTACCCCTAACGGTGATAAGATTTACATAACACATTCCGACAGCGATACTATATCTATAATTGATAGACGAGGAAATACAGTATCAACAATCACCAATATAGATTGTCCTACGGGAATTACAATTAATCCAGATGGGACCAGATTATATGTAGTGGGTGTGAATACGGGAGCCTTTAAACGCGTTTATATAATTAACACACAAACCGATTCCATTGTAACAGATATGGGTATGTCATATGCTGGAGATACAATTGCAGTAACTCCCGATGGATCAAAGATTTGTGTATTGAGTGGTAATGTTCCCGGAACATTTTATACAATAGATATATCAAATGAACCAGCTTGGACTACTTCAGAGCCAATAAATATAGGATCTTGGTCTCATAATATGGTAGTTGTTTATATTCCTGAACCAGAGCCATCCACTATAACAGTTGGTCAAGGTGCTACCACTCCAGAGATTACACAGAAGTTTATTGAAACCTGCGACCGAAACGGTGGATTAAGCGTATTAGGTAATCCAACTACGGAAGTACATTCTGCATTCGGGTTTGAAGTACAAGATTTCCCTGAAATGCCTGCAACTGCGGGTGGGGTAATCATGTACAACCCCAATAACAATACTGCATATTTTATTCATGGAGCAATTTGGGATAAATATTATGCTTATCCAGATGCAAATAAAACTAGATTAGGACATATCGCAAGCGATGAAAAAGTAGCGGCTGTATCACCCACTGGAACAGTTGGAAAATACAGTGAATTTGAAAATGGTCGCATTCATTGGATTAGCGATAAAGATGGAGAAAATGTAGGTCACTTGCAAAGGGGAGAATCATTTGTCACTTATGGAGAATTAGATGAATTATATACTGAGATGAAAGGAACATATAGTGATTTAGGTTTCCCAATTGCGGATCAGATAACAAACGCAGAGGGACATGATTACTGTGAATTCGAAGGCGGAAAAATTCAATGGAGTGACATTGCAAAAAGTTATGTGTATTTAAGTAACTCTCCGCTAACCATTGATACGAGTTATCGACCCAATCCGAATGGATATCAATTTGATAATTTTGATGGTAAAATACTCGGTAAAGTGCCATATCCATCCTTATCTTGGGAAATGTTCAGGTATACTTTCGGGTCTAATGTAGTCGATAATAGCGATCTAGCAAGGATATTTTATGACCAAGTATACTCTCTTGAAAATAATGGTGGCTGCTGTTTTGGCATGTCTACATCCAGTTTGGTTTTAAATCGAGAGAACCATAATAGCTGGGATCTTGGAAATGACATGAATGCTGCAATGCCAAGTTTAACGAGAATCCAAATACCAAATATTATAACAAAAATTTATGATTGGACCAATTATTATCAAGGAATGGATAAAAATCCTGCCGTTCAAGAAGAAGCTAACAGTTATGATGACTCAAACTCAGTTTATTTTGCAATAAAGAAACGCATGATGGATGACAACTGGAAAGACAATCCTTTAGTAATTGGATACAACTGGTGGACCGATGCTTATGTGGATCAGAATAATAACGGCAAATATGATATTGGCGAACCGTTTGCAGATATGGCAAAAAAGAGCAAGATTGGATCTGCTGGTCATGCTGTAGTTCCATATAAAATAATAGAATCACAAGACGGTAAATCTGCAAAAGTATATGTATATGATTCTAATAACCACGGCAAAGATAACCTGTATTTTGATTTTAACATAGTTCAGAATACAGTAACGCCTCTGATTGATGAAAGTACTGGCAATTTTGCAAACAATTTCCATGATAATTACAACATAATCAGGATTTCTGTCGTATCTTTAAAAAACATAGAACAGCCGCCTGCAGGAATACCGTCATTTGAAATTACATCGAATAATTTAGATTTGCTGTATACTGATGTGTTTGGGTATCAACTAGGACGCTTGAAACAGGAGAAGCAGGAGTTTGTAAGCAATATTGTAGGTGCTTTTAAAATCCGACCTTTTAATGGACAAGATGTTACCAACGAATATGCAGATATATATTTTATACCAGATAATATGAACCTTAAAAGGGAAATAATTGGTTTAAATGATAGCGTTGGTAACGTAAATATATTCAAAAAGAACGTCTTTATCTCTATTCAAGAGCAGGTTAACAGAGATTCTGTAGACACATTAAATATTCCAGCAGATGCGTCTAGTGTTGAATTCGTTTCGGGCAAAAATACTCCTTTTCTTAATCTAACACTTGAGAAAGAAAACACGGGTATTGCACGCAAAGTTATGGCTAATATTTCCCAGATTGAAACGGGAGGTTCTATTAACTTATCAAACAATAATGGAACAATCGTTGTACAAAATCATGGTCTGCCAAGAACATGCAGTTTGCATCTCGAACAGGTGGGGAGCAGTCCAAATTCGGATGACAGCATTAAGAATATTGTCATCGAAGGAAATTCAATTGTATTCATAAAACCTTCAAATTGGAACGATATCGCCAACTCAGAGGTCGTAATTGAACATGATGTAGGAAGTGACGGAACCGTTGATTCCACAGAAACTATTAGACCGAAAGATACCGTGCCTCCATCAACTGTTATGGGTCTCCAATCCACTACAGGTAATACTTGGATTAACTGGACTTGGATTAATCCAATAGACGTAAACTTCGACCACACTGAAATCTACCTGAACGGCACTTTCCAGACCAATATCTCTGCCGAATACTTCAACGCCACCGACCTCCAACCTGAAACAGATTATACTATCGGTACGCGCACGGTGGATATTCACGGGAATGTGAATGAGACGTGGGTCAACTTGACTGCAACAACCAGAAAAGCACCGATAATAGTTGAAGCAGGATCTGACCAGACAGTAGAGGAAGGAACCAGTGTAAACTTTGAAGGGAGCTTTACAGCTTCAGGGTCACATACCTATTCTTACCACTGGGACTTTGGAGACGGATCTATGGAAGATAGTTCCCTTACAACTTCCCATGCCTACGCCGACGATGGAATCTACACAGTCAACTTAACTGTAACTGATGAAGAAGGGGATTTAGGAAACGACACACTGCTGGTTACTGTAAATAACGCCATACCAGTTGTGGACTCAGGCTCTGATATTATAGTCACAGCTGGCGACCTCGTCTCCTTCTCCGGCACATTCTCAGACCCAGGCTGGCTTGACACCCATACCGCCGAATGGAACTTCGGGGAAGGAACTGTTGAAGCTGGCTCTGTTTCCGAAGAAAACGAGTCTCCGAATTCCACAGGCACGGTCTCAGGGAATTTCAGTTATTTCGATGCCGGAGAGTATACTGTATTCCTCAATGTCACAGACGACGACGGCGTAATCGGGCAGGACCAGCTAACGGTCACGGTTCTTCCGATTGTGGCAACAGTTGATTTCGACCCCGATACCCTGAACCTGGGCAGCGGTGGCAACTGGGTCACTGCGTACATCGAACTTCCTGATGGGTATGATGTCGCCGGAATCGATGCGTCCAGTGTGCTCCTGAATGATGCAGTTTCGGCAGTTACGGATCAGAAGTACGGCTTTGTCAAGGATAAAAGCGAATATCTGAAGGATCGGGATGGCGACGGGATTCCCGAGAGAATGCTCAAATTTGACCGGAAAACAGTTGAAGGCATCCTTAAAGCTGGAGATCAGGTAAAAGTCACCTTCGCGGGCAAAGTGGAGTATGAAAACGAGATCGACTCCGGTAAGGCAAGTTTTGAAGGGAGCGATGTAATAAAGGTGATTGAAAAAGGCAGCAAAAAGGGTAAAACGAAAAAATGA
- the fpoN gene encoding F(420)H(2) dehydrogenase subunit N: protein MNELMYLAPELILVATGLVVLLAGVFLSPKSKNVLGYLATLGILAALALTVKSLGLLTMEGFQVGYSIYSETLSIDALSQFFKLVFLVVALIVSLAAIKYTENSEHTEEFYTLMLFATFGMMVVASANDLIVLFCAFELASLATYALAGFEKQNAKSLEGAMKYFVIGSVSAALMLFGISFVYGATGTTSIPLIAANTGLLTQNPIGLVAVVLLIAGFGFKMALVPFHMWAPDTYQGSPSVVSALLAAGSKKMGFVAAFRIFIVALAALQPDWQLAFTILAVVTMTFGNVIAVAQTSVKRMLAYSSLAQAGYIAMAFAVMTPVALTGGIMYALAHAFMKAGAFIAAGVVVWMVTSEKTGNLDIPDHLDSFRGLGKRMPLAALSMTIFVFALAGIPPTAGFMAKFVLFSSTIQAGMTWLAVIAILNSALSLFYYARLVKYMYFMPPEGKKVSIPLPYAAALLVAVAGVLAMGLWPEPFVEMAMKAAMVLLPL, encoded by the coding sequence ATGAATGAATTAATGTATCTTGCACCTGAACTTATATTAGTTGCAACTGGACTGGTCGTACTCCTGGCCGGAGTTTTCCTTTCCCCCAAGTCCAAAAATGTACTGGGTTACCTGGCAACCCTGGGAATCCTTGCAGCTCTTGCTCTAACGGTTAAAAGCTTAGGGCTTTTGACAATGGAAGGCTTCCAGGTTGGATATTCGATTTATTCAGAAACTCTGAGTATCGATGCCCTTTCCCAGTTTTTCAAACTGGTCTTCCTGGTAGTTGCTCTGATCGTTTCGCTTGCTGCAATCAAGTACACTGAAAACAGTGAACACACAGAAGAGTTCTACACCCTGATGCTCTTTGCAACCTTCGGAATGATGGTTGTGGCATCGGCAAACGACCTTATCGTACTCTTCTGTGCCTTTGAGCTGGCAAGTCTTGCAACCTACGCTCTTGCAGGCTTTGAAAAGCAGAACGCAAAGTCCCTCGAAGGAGCCATGAAATACTTCGTGATCGGCTCAGTCTCTGCAGCGCTCATGCTCTTCGGGATTTCCTTTGTCTACGGAGCGACCGGCACTACCAGCATCCCTCTGATTGCTGCAAACACCGGCCTCCTGACACAAAACCCTATAGGGCTTGTCGCCGTCGTGCTGCTGATTGCAGGTTTTGGCTTCAAGATGGCTCTGGTCCCCTTCCATATGTGGGCTCCGGATACCTACCAGGGGTCCCCTTCAGTTGTTTCCGCCCTGCTTGCAGCCGGGTCCAAGAAAATGGGATTCGTGGCAGCCTTCAGGATTTTCATTGTGGCTCTTGCAGCCCTCCAGCCTGACTGGCAGCTTGCTTTCACCATCCTGGCAGTGGTAACAATGACCTTCGGAAACGTGATCGCAGTTGCTCAGACCAGCGTAAAAAGGATGCTTGCCTACTCCTCCCTGGCACAGGCAGGATACATTGCAATGGCTTTTGCCGTCATGACCCCGGTGGCTCTTACAGGCGGTATCATGTACGCCCTTGCCCATGCCTTTATGAAAGCAGGAGCTTTTATCGCAGCCGGAGTCGTTGTCTGGATGGTTACCTCGGAAAAGACAGGCAACCTCGATATCCCTGACCATCTTGACAGCTTCAGGGGCCTTGGGAAGAGAATGCCTCTCGCCGCCCTTTCCATGACGATATTCGTCTTTGCCCTTGCAGGCATCCCCCCAACTGCAGGTTTCATGGCCAAGTTCGTGCTCTTCTCCTCAACCATTCAGGCAGGCATGACCTGGCTTGCAGTGATTGCAATCCTGAACAGTGCCCTTTCACTGTTCTACTACGCACGGCTTGTGAAATACATGTACTTCATGCCCCCCGAGGGTAAAAAGGTCAGCATTCCTCTCCCATACGCAGCAGCCCTTCTGGTTGCAGTGGCAGGCGTACTGGCAATGGGTCTCTGGCCCGAACCCTTCGTGGAGATGGCTATGAAAGCAGCAATGGTACTATTACCATTATAA
- the fpoM gene encoding F(420)H(2) dehydrogenase subunit M, whose product MLPVASLLILVPLIFAVVTFFTKTKDQAAGLGFLGSLVTLGLTLYAYLNFDSSTAAMQFYESVKWIPFLGVNYSVGIDGISMPLILLNAIVIPLLILFSWKEDREAPNRFYGLILTMQAAVIGVFVSLDFVVFYIFWELTLVPLFFIVNIWGGEKRAHASYKFFIYTHVASLVMLLGIFGLFYAALNQTGVATFDIRELVTQFQFFESGLMKDGIFLAILFGFLAKMPTFPFHSWLPDAYSEAPTAGSVLFILLKIGGYGLFRISLPMLPNTGNPHLMIMMLGLLGSVSIVYGALLALRQKDLKRMIAYSSLSHMGYVTLGSAGLVTLSVAGAMFQQFSHGLIMSILFMSAGAIQTGTGTRIINNLGGLAKKMPMLTVVMMVGFMASLGLPGLTGFIAEFLVLTFTFVNLPGFVLIALLAIVITAGYHLWAMQRAMFGVYNEKLGDVRDINSLQVFSMAAIALLVLYFGLNPSPVLDMMIKNSEAIVSLAAVLGV is encoded by the coding sequence ATGCTGCCGGTCGCATCATTGTTGATTCTGGTGCCGCTGATTTTCGCAGTCGTGACCTTTTTCACAAAAACAAAAGACCAGGCTGCAGGATTGGGCTTTCTCGGGTCTCTTGTGACTCTGGGCCTTACCCTTTACGCCTATCTGAACTTTGACAGCAGTACTGCTGCAATGCAGTTCTATGAATCTGTGAAGTGGATCCCCTTCCTCGGGGTCAACTATTCAGTTGGAATCGACGGCATTTCCATGCCCCTTATCCTTCTGAATGCGATTGTTATCCCACTTCTGATCCTCTTCAGCTGGAAAGAAGACAGGGAAGCCCCTAACAGGTTTTACGGGCTGATCCTTACCATGCAAGCCGCAGTCATAGGGGTCTTTGTATCCCTTGACTTCGTTGTCTTCTATATATTCTGGGAGCTGACCCTTGTCCCACTCTTCTTCATCGTAAATATCTGGGGTGGAGAAAAGCGGGCTCATGCGTCCTACAAGTTCTTTATCTACACACATGTCGCTTCTCTGGTAATGCTACTCGGAATCTTCGGGCTCTTCTACGCAGCCCTGAATCAGACCGGCGTTGCTACATTTGACATAAGAGAACTGGTCACACAGTTCCAGTTCTTCGAATCCGGCCTGATGAAAGATGGGATCTTCCTTGCAATCCTCTTCGGGTTCCTGGCAAAGATGCCGACTTTCCCCTTCCACTCCTGGCTTCCGGATGCATATTCCGAGGCACCTACTGCAGGCAGTGTACTCTTTATCCTGCTCAAAATCGGAGGGTACGGGCTTTTCAGGATATCCCTCCCGATGCTTCCTAACACCGGGAACCCCCATCTGATGATCATGATGCTGGGCCTGCTCGGCTCTGTCAGCATAGTTTATGGGGCTCTTCTGGCTCTGCGGCAAAAAGACCTCAAGCGCATGATCGCTTACTCCAGTTTGAGCCACATGGGATATGTTACCCTGGGTTCAGCCGGCCTTGTGACCCTTTCGGTTGCAGGCGCAATGTTCCAGCAGTTTTCTCACGGGCTTATCATGAGCATCCTGTTCATGTCCGCCGGCGCAATCCAGACCGGCACAGGCACCAGAATCATTAACAATCTCGGTGGGCTTGCAAAGAAGATGCCAATGCTCACTGTGGTTATGATGGTCGGCTTTATGGCATCCCTCGGGCTTCCGGGTCTGACAGGTTTTATTGCCGAGTTCCTGGTCCTGACTTTCACTTTTGTGAACCTACCTGGCTTTGTCTTAATTGCCCTGCTGGCAATAGTGATTACTGCAGGTTACCACCTCTGGGCAATGCAGAGGGCAATGTTCGGAGTGTACAATGAGAAGCTCGGAGATGTCAGGGACATCAATTCCCTGCAGGTCTTTTCAATGGCAGCTATTGCCCTTCTTGTGCTCTATTTCGGCCTGAACCCGAGCCCGGTGCTTGATATGATGATTAAGAATTCGGAAGCAATAGTCAGCCTTGCGGCTGTCCTGGGGGTGTGA
- the fpoK gene encoding F420H2 dehydrogenase subunit FpoK, producing the protein MTAIPLTFYLGLAALLFSIGLYGVMTHKSGIRMIMCIELMLNSANLNLVAFSSYTDTLNGQVFAIFSIALAAAEAAVGFAIFMAIYRMHDKINLDELNILRW; encoded by the coding sequence ATGACTGCTATTCCATTAACATTTTATCTCGGCCTTGCAGCCCTGCTCTTTTCAATCGGGCTTTATGGCGTAATGACCCATAAAAGCGGTATCAGGATGATCATGTGTATCGAGCTCATGCTGAACTCCGCAAACCTGAACCTTGTGGCTTTTTCAAGCTATACGGACACCCTTAACGGGCAGGTCTTTGCCATTTTCTCAATTGCCCTTGCAGCTGCTGAAGCAGCAGTCGGGTTTGCAATTTTCATGGCAATCTACAGAATGCACGACAAAATTAACCTTGATGAGCTTAACATCCTGAGGTGGTAA